The proteins below come from a single Plantactinospora sp. KBS50 genomic window:
- a CDS encoding DEAD/DEAH box helicase, with amino-acid sequence MRVIHGVWRPGGRLVLWAEEAARTAPPRRPGRPPRERPHPYAAGQPALAAALGELAAKAATGSTLLSLPTRAGVPVDSPELVRAEPPGEARGRVTLAGWRVPSLEYDADLALPVLLRLAAVDTLPAVDTLPALADDAPGWTDAGAGAGAGAGAGAGAGAPGEPEVPGATLRQLGRFAAFAVDLVERGRTLPGLAWDPAAGRGSGTSAAQACWRPLLTGPDAAWARALALALPPAARAADPDVGAPELVADALDALTDAAARIALDDLKLVPSTRRTGRAELVRRWLAALSGRQRTIRGEPAELAELARELADWQRDAAGGPVRATFRLVEPADPDPAVPDPADPVDPDPDPADPEPVDTDGVSGGAGGERWRVEFALRGSDGSGLIEAAAVWAAHGPLGPPAQPIKAPQETLLAELGRASRLWPELTDALRTAAPTGLDLSTEGAHRFLSEGAPMLHAAGFGLLLPSWWRRPGARLGARLRAGTPTAPGTVAGRSGIGQEALLEYRWEVALGDRSLSEAELHALAELKTPLVRLRGEWVELDSRRLATGLKLLRSGGRMSVTDLLRLGLAGQDDPDTLPVLAVSAEGALGDLLSGRVDRHLEPVATPPGFAGTLRPYQQRGVAWMCFLESLGLGGILADDMGLGKTIQLLSVLANQPDETGPTLLVCPMSLVGNWRREAARFTPGLRVHVHHGAERARGADFETAVGAADLVLTTYSVAARDASELARIGWHRVVVDEAQAIKNAATRQAGAVRALPARHRIALTGTPVENRLADLWSIMEFANPGLLGAAAEFRRSYAEPIERHGDEAAAQRLRRITGPFVLRRLKTDASIISDLPSKLEMEVLCNLTAEQATLYQAVVDDMMARIERSDGIERRGLVLATMTKLKQVCNHPAQLLRDGSGLAGRSGKLARLEEIVEEVLAVGERALLFTQYAEFGGMLRAHLSARTGREVLFLHGAAGRAERDAMVARFQDPGGGPPLFVLSLKAGGTGLTLTAANHVVHVDRWWNPAVEDQATDRAFRIGQRRSVQVRKFVCAGTVEEKVAAMVAEKRGLAARIVGTGEQWLTELSTSQLRGLFALESTAVVE; translated from the coding sequence TTGCGGGTGATCCATGGTGTGTGGCGGCCGGGAGGTCGGCTCGTGCTGTGGGCGGAGGAGGCCGCCCGGACCGCGCCGCCGCGTCGGCCCGGCCGGCCGCCGCGGGAACGGCCGCATCCGTACGCGGCCGGGCAGCCGGCGCTCGCCGCCGCGCTGGGCGAACTGGCCGCGAAGGCGGCCACCGGCAGCACGCTGCTGAGCCTGCCGACCCGGGCCGGGGTACCGGTCGACTCGCCCGAACTGGTCCGCGCCGAACCACCCGGCGAGGCCCGCGGTCGGGTCACCCTCGCCGGCTGGCGGGTGCCCAGCCTGGAGTACGACGCCGACCTGGCGCTGCCCGTGCTGCTGCGGCTCGCGGCGGTGGACACCCTGCCGGCGGTGGACACCCTGCCGGCGCTGGCCGACGACGCGCCCGGCTGGACCGACGCTGGTGCTGGTGCTGGTGCTGGTGCTGGTGCTGGTGCTGGTGCTGGTGCGCCCGGGGAGCCCGAGGTGCCCGGGGCGACGCTGCGGCAGCTCGGCCGGTTCGCCGCGTTCGCGGTCGACCTCGTGGAGCGTGGGCGCACCCTGCCCGGTCTGGCGTGGGATCCGGCCGCCGGCCGGGGGTCGGGTACGTCCGCCGCCCAGGCGTGCTGGCGGCCCCTGCTGACCGGCCCGGATGCGGCGTGGGCCCGGGCGCTCGCCCTGGCCCTGCCGCCCGCCGCGCGGGCCGCCGACCCGGACGTCGGAGCGCCGGAACTGGTCGCCGACGCCCTGGACGCGCTCACCGACGCCGCCGCGCGGATCGCCCTGGACGATCTGAAGCTCGTCCCGTCCACCCGGCGGACCGGCCGGGCCGAACTGGTCCGGCGCTGGCTGGCCGCGCTCAGCGGCCGGCAGCGGACGATCCGGGGAGAGCCGGCCGAGCTGGCGGAGTTGGCCCGCGAACTGGCCGACTGGCAGCGGGACGCCGCCGGCGGCCCGGTCCGGGCCACCTTCCGACTGGTCGAGCCCGCCGATCCCGACCCCGCCGTCCCCGATCCCGCCGATCCCGTTGACCCCGACCCCGACCCCGCCGATCCCGAGCCCGTCGACACCGACGGGGTCAGCGGCGGGGCGGGGGGAGAGCGGTGGCGGGTGGAGTTCGCGCTGCGCGGCTCGGACGGGTCCGGGCTGATCGAGGCCGCCGCCGTCTGGGCCGCCCACGGTCCGCTCGGGCCGCCGGCACAGCCGATCAAGGCGCCGCAGGAGACCCTGCTCGCCGAGTTGGGCCGGGCCAGCCGGCTCTGGCCGGAACTCACCGACGCGCTGCGCACCGCCGCCCCGACCGGCCTTGACCTGAGCACCGAGGGGGCGCACCGGTTCCTTTCCGAGGGCGCACCGATGCTGCACGCCGCGGGCTTCGGGCTGCTGCTGCCGTCCTGGTGGCGCCGCCCCGGCGCCCGGCTCGGTGCCCGGCTGCGCGCCGGCACCCCGACCGCGCCGGGGACGGTCGCCGGCCGCTCCGGCATCGGCCAGGAGGCGCTGCTGGAGTACCGCTGGGAGGTCGCGCTGGGCGACCGGTCGCTGTCCGAGGCCGAGCTGCACGCGCTCGCCGAGCTGAAGACCCCGCTGGTACGCCTGCGCGGCGAGTGGGTGGAGCTGGACTCCCGCCGGTTGGCGACCGGGTTGAAGCTGCTGCGCTCGGGCGGCCGGATGAGCGTCACCGACCTGCTGCGGCTGGGGCTGGCCGGTCAGGACGACCCGGACACCCTGCCGGTGCTGGCGGTCAGCGCCGAGGGCGCGTTGGGCGACCTGCTGTCCGGTCGGGTGGACCGGCACCTCGAACCGGTGGCCACGCCGCCGGGCTTCGCCGGCACGCTGCGGCCGTACCAGCAACGCGGGGTGGCCTGGATGTGCTTCCTGGAGTCCCTGGGGCTGGGCGGGATCCTCGCCGACGACATGGGGCTGGGCAAGACCATCCAACTGCTGTCCGTGCTGGCCAACCAGCCGGACGAGACCGGTCCGACGCTGCTGGTCTGCCCGATGTCGCTGGTGGGCAACTGGCGGCGGGAGGCGGCCCGGTTCACCCCGGGGCTGCGGGTGCACGTGCACCACGGCGCCGAGCGTGCCCGGGGCGCCGACTTCGAGACCGCGGTCGGTGCGGCGGACCTGGTGCTCACCACGTATTCGGTGGCGGCCCGGGATGCCTCGGAGCTGGCGCGGATCGGCTGGCACCGGGTCGTGGTGGACGAGGCACAGGCGATCAAGAACGCGGCCACCCGGCAGGCCGGGGCGGTGCGGGCGCTGCCGGCCCGGCACCGGATCGCCTTGACCGGTACGCCGGTGGAGAACCGGCTGGCCGACCTCTGGTCCATCATGGAGTTCGCGAATCCCGGGCTGCTGGGCGCGGCCGCGGAGTTCCGCCGCAGCTACGCCGAGCCGATCGAGCGGCACGGCGACGAGGCCGCGGCGCAGCGGTTGCGCCGGATCACCGGCCCGTTCGTGCTGCGCCGGCTCAAGACCGACGCCTCGATCATCTCCGACCTGCCGTCGAAGCTGGAGATGGAGGTGCTGTGCAACCTCACTGCCGAGCAGGCGACGCTCTACCAGGCGGTGGTGGACGACATGATGGCCCGGATCGAACGCAGCGACGGCATCGAGCGGCGCGGCCTGGTGCTGGCCACCATGACGAAGCTCAAGCAGGTCTGCAACCACCCGGCGCAACTGCTGCGGGACGGCTCGGGGCTGGCCGGCCGGTCCGGCAAGCTGGCCCGGCTGGAGGAGATCGTCGAGGAGGTGCTCGCGGTGGGTGAACGGGCGCTGCTGTTCACCCAGTACGCCGAGTTCGGCGGGATGCTGCGGGCGCACCTGTCGGCGCGTACCGGTCGGGAGGTGTTGTTCCTGCACGGCGCGGCCGGCCGCGCGGAGCGGGACGCGATGGTGGCCCGGTTCCAGGATCCCGGCGGCGGGCCGCCGCTGTTCGTGCTGTCGCTCAAGGCCGGCGGCACCGGTCTCACGCTGACCGCGGCGAACCACGTGGTGCACGTGGACCGGTGGTGGAATCCCGCGGTGGAGGACCAGGCGACCGACCGGGCGTTCCGGATCGGCCAGCGGCGCTCGGTGCAGGTCCGCAAGTTCGTCTGCGCCGGCACGGTGGAGGAGAAGGTGGCCGCGATGGTGGCGGAGAAGCGCGGGCTGGCCGCCCGGATCGTCGGCACCGGCGAGCAGTGGCTCACCGAGCTGTCGACCAGCCAGTTGCGCGGGCTGTTCGCGCTGGAGTCGACCGCGGTGGTGGAGTGA
- a CDS encoding polysaccharide pyruvyl transferase family protein: MVTSVDHAGPTIGVLGSYGGRNSGDEAILTGLLADVRARRPDSRIIIFSRNPDHTRAAYPDVVAEPWEGISRTDSAVALDQMDLLLLGGGGILYDSEARRYLRIVLAAQERGLPVCTYAVGAGPLTETVDCAMVQECLSAAREVTVRDTESRLLLEEVGVTRPITVTADPAMLLQPEDFPAGLLQAEGVRLDRRLVGMSVREPGRAAAHLDVDGYHRLIAQVGDFLVTRLDADVVFVPMEPDDIRHSHGVLSHMVTAPHGRVLHGDYRPRQLLGLMRHFDFAVGMRLHFVMFAAMSGVPLLPLPYAGKVFDFARRIGAPTLRGVEREVEGPLLAEVDRLWDERDRRQPETGRRVAELCQQALMTGDLIGPALHEIDGRRH, encoded by the coding sequence ATGGTGACCTCAGTCGACCATGCCGGCCCGACCATCGGAGTTCTCGGCTCGTACGGCGGCCGGAACTCCGGTGACGAGGCGATCCTGACCGGACTGCTGGCCGATGTGCGGGCCCGCCGGCCCGACAGCCGGATCATCATCTTCTCCCGCAACCCCGACCACACCCGCGCGGCGTACCCCGATGTGGTGGCCGAGCCGTGGGAGGGGATCAGCCGGACCGACTCGGCGGTCGCGCTCGACCAGATGGACCTGCTGCTGCTCGGCGGCGGCGGCATCCTCTACGACAGCGAGGCCCGTCGCTACCTGCGCATCGTGCTGGCCGCGCAGGAGCGCGGGCTGCCGGTCTGCACGTACGCGGTCGGCGCGGGACCGCTCACCGAGACCGTCGACTGCGCGATGGTGCAGGAATGCCTCTCGGCCGCCCGGGAGGTGACGGTCCGGGACACCGAGTCGCGGTTGCTGCTGGAGGAGGTCGGGGTGACCCGGCCGATCACCGTGACCGCAGACCCGGCGATGCTGCTCCAACCGGAGGACTTCCCGGCCGGCCTGCTCCAGGCCGAGGGGGTACGCCTCGACCGGCGGCTGGTCGGGATGAGCGTCCGCGAGCCCGGCCGGGCCGCCGCGCACCTCGACGTCGACGGCTACCACCGGCTGATCGCCCAGGTCGGCGACTTCCTGGTGACCCGGCTGGACGCGGACGTGGTATTCGTTCCGATGGAGCCCGACGACATCCGGCACTCGCACGGGGTGCTTTCGCACATGGTGACCGCCCCGCACGGGCGGGTCCTGCACGGCGACTACCGGCCCCGGCAACTGCTCGGCCTGATGCGGCACTTCGACTTCGCGGTCGGGATGCGGCTGCACTTCGTGATGTTCGCCGCGATGTCCGGCGTACCGCTGCTGCCGCTGCCGTACGCGGGAAAGGTCTTCGATTTCGCCCGGCGGATCGGCGCGCCGACGCTGCGCGGGGTGGAACGCGAGGTGGAGGGGCCGCTGCTGGCCGAGGTCGACCGGCTCTGGGACGAGCGCGACCGGCGGCAGCCGGAGACCGGGCGCCGGGTGGCCGAGCTGTGCCAGCAGGCGCTCATGACCGGCGACCTGATCGGGCCGGCGCTGCACGAGATCGACGGCCGGCGGCACTGA
- a CDS encoding TetR/AcrR family transcriptional regulator, with translation MSQPDQPAPGLRERKKQATRAALSWAAVQLAVERGLDNVRVEDIAEAAGVSPRTFNNYFGSKAEAIAARHTERLREIAAETAGRPAGEPIWTAVTAAVAARFDNDRTDPDPQWLAGVRLMTSEPSLQGELVKAHVAAEAELVAVLARRTGTDPVRDLYPRLLAGAIGAAIQAATAQWLNADPRVPIGLLVRDALTQLAAGLPAPRLAPRLEP, from the coding sequence GTGAGCCAACCCGACCAGCCGGCACCTGGACTGCGGGAACGCAAGAAGCAGGCCACCCGTGCCGCGCTGAGCTGGGCCGCGGTCCAACTGGCGGTGGAGCGTGGGCTGGACAACGTGCGGGTGGAGGACATCGCCGAGGCGGCCGGGGTCTCACCCCGGACCTTCAACAACTACTTCGGCAGCAAGGCCGAGGCCATCGCCGCCCGGCACACCGAGCGGCTCCGGGAGATCGCCGCCGAGACCGCCGGCCGACCGGCTGGCGAGCCCATCTGGACCGCCGTCACCGCCGCCGTGGCCGCCCGGTTCGACAACGACCGCACCGATCCCGATCCACAGTGGCTGGCCGGCGTCCGGCTGATGACCAGCGAACCCTCCCTCCAGGGCGAGCTGGTCAAGGCCCACGTGGCCGCCGAGGCGGAGCTGGTCGCGGTGCTGGCCCGGCGTACCGGCACCGACCCGGTCCGCGACCTCTACCCCCGGCTGCTGGCCGGGGCCATCGGCGCCGCCATCCAGGCGGCGACCGCACAGTGGCTCAACGCCGACCCGCGGGTGCCGATCGGCCTGCTGGTCCGCGACGCGCTCACCCAACTGGCGGCCGGCCTGCCCGCGCCCCGCCTCGCACCCCGCCTCGAGCCCTGA
- a CDS encoding excalibur calcium-binding domain-containing protein — MSDQPQDPWPQSEPQQSYPSAEPTRAMWSTPPGPAPGAVPPRRPSSRILLGIVAAALGLCCIGGIVAVSNDDDTPAPGSVLSGRSDGVDQLGAGTPSAVPTSASAEPSPSESSEPAPSATVSPTPAAKKSVRPVYYANCAAVRAAGKAPLRRGRPGYRAGLDRDGDGVACESSGSSGSTSTGGGSTGSGTGTGSGSSVYYANCAAVRAAGKAPLHRGQPGYRAGLDRDGDGVACE, encoded by the coding sequence ATGAGTGACCAGCCGCAGGACCCGTGGCCGCAGAGCGAGCCGCAGCAGTCGTACCCGTCCGCCGAGCCGACCCGGGCAATGTGGTCCACGCCGCCCGGCCCGGCGCCCGGCGCCGTACCGCCGCGACGGCCGAGTTCGCGGATCCTCCTCGGGATCGTCGCGGCGGCGCTCGGGCTCTGCTGCATCGGCGGCATCGTGGCGGTCAGCAACGACGACGACACCCCGGCGCCCGGATCGGTGTTGAGCGGCCGCAGCGACGGTGTCGACCAGCTCGGGGCCGGAACGCCCAGCGCCGTGCCGACCTCGGCGTCCGCCGAGCCGAGCCCGTCGGAGAGCAGCGAGCCCGCGCCGAGCGCAACGGTGAGTCCCACGCCGGCGGCCAAGAAGAGCGTGCGCCCGGTGTACTACGCGAACTGCGCCGCGGTGCGAGCCGCGGGCAAGGCGCCGCTGCGGCGGGGTCGACCCGGCTACCGGGCCGGACTCGACCGCGACGGCGACGGGGTGGCCTGCGAGTCGTCGGGAAGTAGCGGTTCGACGAGCACGGGCGGCGGTTCGACCGGCAGCGGCACCGGCACTGGCAGCGGATCGAGCGTGTACTACGCGAACTGCGCCGCGGTCCGCGCGGCCGGCAAGGCACCGCTGCACCGCGGTCAACCCGGCTACCGGGCCGGACTCGACCGCGACGGGGACGGGGTGGCCTGCGAATAG
- a CDS encoding alpha/beta fold hydrolase — translation MTRLPQTSELACPDGRILRYCRYGPENGFPVIWHSGSPSTRWKRADQVTAMQRSGLRLLAYDRPGYGGSTRRPGRTVADAADDARALADAQGWERFAVIGASGGGPHALACAALLHERVTRCAVVSGIKPADPDHPVRDEPTVRGRLAEVAAETMARIDDGGPELPWEPGPPARDDPDAMARLRATFVEGTDGWVDDTLAFERPWGFEPAEITVPVGIWRGDNDANVPAEHGDWLLAQMATAKGHTFAGGHLPNADVYGEIYDWARCTDTC, via the coding sequence GTGACCCGGCTCCCGCAGACGTCGGAACTGGCCTGCCCCGACGGAAGGATCCTGCGCTACTGCCGCTACGGGCCGGAGAACGGATTCCCCGTCATCTGGCACAGCGGTTCACCCAGCACCCGCTGGAAACGAGCCGACCAGGTCACGGCGATGCAGCGCAGCGGACTCCGCCTGCTGGCGTACGACCGCCCCGGGTACGGCGGCTCCACCCGCCGCCCCGGACGCACCGTCGCCGACGCAGCCGATGACGCGCGGGCCCTCGCCGACGCCCAAGGCTGGGAACGGTTCGCCGTCATCGGCGCCTCCGGCGGCGGCCCACACGCCCTGGCCTGTGCCGCGCTGCTGCACGAGCGGGTCACCCGGTGCGCCGTGGTGTCCGGCATCAAACCCGCCGACCCCGACCATCCGGTACGCGACGAGCCGACCGTCCGAGGCCGGCTCGCCGAGGTCGCGGCGGAGACCATGGCCCGGATCGACGACGGCGGCCCCGAACTGCCCTGGGAGCCCGGCCCGCCGGCACGCGACGACCCCGACGCGATGGCGCGGCTGCGGGCGACCTTCGTGGAAGGTACCGACGGCTGGGTCGACGACACGCTGGCCTTCGAACGGCCATGGGGCTTCGAACCCGCCGAAATCACCGTGCCGGTCGGGATCTGGCGGGGAGACAACGACGCCAACGTTCCCGCCGAGCACGGCGACTGGCTGCTCGCGCAGATGGCCACGGCGAAGGGTCACACCTTCGCCGGTGGCCATCTGCCCAACGCCGACGTGTACGGCGAAATCTACGACTGGGCCCGCTGCACCGACACCTGTTGA
- a CDS encoding peroxiredoxin gives MPIEVGAEAPDFVLKDQNNQEVRLSDFRGRRAVLLVFYPLAFTGICQGELCEVRDNLNEYVNDDVQVLTVSVDSVYSHKIWADREGYEFPMLADFWPHGAIATAYGVFNDVAGIANRGTFVIDRAGVVRFAEMNMPGEPRDQQGWRKALAEAVAG, from the coding sequence ATGCCCATTGAGGTTGGCGCCGAGGCGCCGGACTTCGTCCTGAAGGACCAGAACAACCAGGAGGTCCGGCTGTCGGACTTCCGGGGACGGCGCGCGGTGCTGCTGGTCTTCTACCCGCTCGCCTTCACCGGCATCTGCCAGGGCGAACTGTGCGAGGTCCGGGACAACCTCAACGAGTACGTCAACGACGACGTGCAGGTCCTGACCGTGAGCGTCGACTCGGTCTACAGTCACAAGATCTGGGCCGACCGGGAGGGCTACGAGTTCCCCATGCTCGCCGACTTCTGGCCGCACGGCGCGATCGCCACCGCGTACGGGGTCTTCAACGACGTGGCCGGCATCGCGAACCGTGGCACCTTCGTCATCGACCGCGCCGGCGTGGTCCGGTTCGCCGAGATGAACATGCCCGGCGAACCGCGCGACCAGCAGGGCTGGCGCAAGGCCCTGGCCGAGGCCGTCGCGGGCTGA
- a CDS encoding DUF3052 domain-containing protein, producing the protein MSATAGQAADGVRSLADRFGIEPGMVVMEMGYDDDVDQDLRDALTDRCGELVDEDTDEVVDAVLVWYRDGDGDLFELLVDALGPLADNGVVWLLTPKAGRIGHVEPSEISESAPTAGLQQTSTVNAGRDWSGARLVLRRGSKAKK; encoded by the coding sequence GTGAGCGCGACCGCGGGTCAGGCCGCCGACGGGGTGCGGAGCCTGGCGGACCGGTTCGGCATCGAACCGGGGATGGTCGTCATGGAGATGGGCTATGACGACGATGTCGACCAGGATCTCCGGGACGCCCTGACCGATCGTTGCGGTGAGTTGGTCGACGAGGACACCGACGAGGTCGTGGACGCGGTGCTGGTCTGGTACCGAGACGGCGACGGTGATCTCTTCGAACTGCTTGTCGACGCCCTCGGCCCGCTGGCCGACAACGGTGTGGTGTGGCTGCTGACCCCCAAGGCGGGGCGGATCGGCCACGTCGAGCCGAGTGAGATCAGCGAATCGGCGCCCACCGCCGGCCTCCAGCAGACCTCCACGGTCAACGCCGGACGGGACTGGAGTGGGGCCCGTCTGGTGCTCCGGAGGGGCAGCAAGGCCAAGAAATAG